GCAACGCCTGCTGACGAGGACAGCGTCAAGACACCGAAGGCCAAGTCCAAGGCTGACGCCAAGGTTGCACGCAAGACGGCGACTAAGACGGCAGCTAAACCCAAGATTGCCGGCACAGACACAGCGCCGAAAAAACCAAAGACCGCCGCTAAGTCCGCGACCAAGCCGAAAGCAATCGCTGAGGCTGGAGAGAAACCCGCTAAGAAGACAGCAGTCAAAGCCGCAGCAAAGGTTTCCAAAACCCCGAAGAAGTAGCCCAGGACGCCGTATTTTTGCTTGGGGAAGACGGCCTCGGGTGAAATCACGCGCTCGCTTTTTATCGCCGGATAGTGCATCGGCGAGTCATGATTCTGTTCGTATTTTTGTGGAGCACGTATGCGAAGATTTTTCGCGGTCATCTTGTTGGCCGCTGCAGCGAGCGCCGCCGTACCCACGGTGGCCGACGCTCGGCCCCGGCAGGAATGCCGGCGCGTCTGGGTCCATGGTCATTACGTGCGGCGCTGCCGTCCGTTGCCGCCGAGACACCATCATCATCGCCCGCCTCCGCGCCATCGGCCGCCGCCCCATCGGTATTAGAGATCGCTGGCGAGCGTCCTCAGGACCCTAGCGCGCGACTCACCATTAGCGGCTTGCAGGTCGTACAGATCCAGGCCGCTAATCAGCACCTCTCAGATCAAAGCACCTCCATTACTACTCGGCTCGTCCTTAGCGGAATCGTGGAAACGGGACGCCCCCCTCCTTCGCTACCCGTGCGATCGATAAGTTATCGTCCCCGGCGTTTCGCAAACCTGCATCGATATCCTGAGCATTTACATCCAGGCCCGAGCGACACCGGAATGCTGCGGCTGAATAACGCAGTCCGGAGTCGCAAAGACCTGTGCTTCTTCCATTTCTTATGCGCCGCAAGCCGGCGAATCTAACCCTAAGCACTCAACGCACGAGACCTAAAACCCGGGTCTTTTTGTCATGGATTGAAACAAACTGTATTAAGAGATGCGTACCTTTAATACCAAGCCCTATTAGCCGCTTCCGAAATCAGAGAACGCATGGCATAGTGCGGGCAATCACTCTTGAGAAACAATTAGGATAACCCCATGTTTCAAGGGGTTTGCGCGGCTGGGGTAATCTGGAAGCCGAGAGCAGTCGCGCGGCGCCTGAGGGCATCGATGCTGCGTTGACGCTGCTGTTCTTCGTAATGCTGCTGGCCCTGGTCGACGAAGGCTTCGCCCCGCGTGAGCATGAAGTACACCATGCGGGCGAGCTTATGGGCGACGGCGGTATTCGCACGCGGCTTGTCCATACGTGAGCACAACCGCCGATAAAACGCGCCCAGCGCCGAGTCGTTGCGCGACAGGCTCATCGCGGCCAGCTTGAGCGCCTGGCGCACCCGGTTGGTGGAACGCCGGGTGCGCGCACTAAGCACCTTGCCGCCGCTGACCTTGGTGCCAGGACACAGTCCCAGCCACGAACAGAAGTGCTTGACGTTGGCAAAGCGACTCAGGTCCGGGCCGATCTCCGAGAGTATCGTCATTACCGTGGTG
This window of the Caballeronia sp. SBC1 genome carries:
- a CDS encoding DUF2934 domain-containing protein, which produces MHNKSLEERLRLQAYHLWEADGRPEGRSTEYWEKARALLEQELASLTPPHETNEADKVAAKPAKKPVKTKSKATPADEDSVKTPKAKSKADAKVARKTATKTAAKPKIAGTDTAPKKPKTAAKSATKPKAIAEAGEKPAKKTAVKAAAKVSKTPKK